A single genomic interval of Hevea brasiliensis isolate MT/VB/25A 57/8 chromosome 4, ASM3005281v1, whole genome shotgun sequence harbors:
- the LOC110636435 gene encoding phosphatidylinositol/phosphatidylcholine transfer protein SFH9, with protein sequence MGVANHEAIKQFQSLMDQIDEPLKNTFQNVHQGYPNETLVRFLKAREWNVAKAHKMLVDCLQWRIQNEIDNILAKPIIPAELYRAIRDSQLVGLSGYTREGLPVIAIGVGLSTFDKASVHYYVQSHIQMNEYRDRVILPAATKKYGRHISTCVKVLDMTGIKLSALNQLKLLTVISTVDDLNYPEKTEAYYIVNVPYIFSACWKVVKPLLQERTRRKIQVLQGCGRDELLKITDYSSLPHFCRKEGSGSSHHTGNGTADNCFSFDHDFHQQVYNYIQQQAALLESISPIKQGSVHVDIPEPDPEDAKIAKRIESELQKLGGLSGLSSSLNGLKVNGH encoded by the exons ATGGGTGTTGCTAATCATGAAGCGATCAAGCAGTTTCAATCTTTAATGGACCAAA TAGATGAGCCACTCAAGAACACATTTCAG AATGTGCACCAGGGTTATCCAAATGAAACATTAGTTCGATTTCTCAAAGCAAGAGAGTGGAATGTTGCCAAGGCCCATAAAATG TTGGTTGATTGTTTACAATGGAGAATACAAAATGAGATTGATAACATATTGGCG AAACCAATCATTCCAGCTGAGTTATATAGAGCAATTCGAGATTCGCAGCTTGTAGGATTATCAGGTTACACTCGAGAG GGTCTTCCTGTCATTGCCATTGGTGTTGGGCTCAGCACATTTGATAAAGCATCC GTGCATTACTATGTGCAGTCGCAcatccaaatgaatgaatacagaGATCGTGTAATATTG CCTGCTGCAACCAAGAAGTATGGAAGGCATATTAGCACTTGTGTCAAAGTTTTAGATATGACTGGCATAAAGCTTTCAGCATTGAATCAACTAAAG CTATTGACTGTTATATCTACAGTTGATGACTTAAACTATCCTGAAAAAACAGAGGCATACTATATTGTCAATGTCCCATATATATTTTCAGCATGTTGGAAG GTTGTAAAGCCTCTTTTACAAGAAAGAACAAGGAGGAAAATTCAGGTGTTGCAAGGTTGTGGAAGAGATGAATTGTTAAAG ATTACGGATTATTCATCCCTTCCACATTTTTGTAGAAAAGAAGGATCTGGCTCATCTCACCATACAGGAAATGGAACAGCTGACAATTGTTTCTCCTTTGATCATGACTTTCATCAACAGGTATACAATTATATCCAACAGCAAGCTGCTCTTTTAGAATCCATTTCACCAATCAAGCAGGGGTCAGTCCATGTTGATATCCCAGAGCCAGACCCAGAAGATGCCAAAATTGCTAAGAGAATTGAATCCGAGTTACAAAAACTTGGGGGTCTGAGTGGACTCTCTAGCTCATTAAATGGCCTTAAAGTTAACGGTCATTGA